Proteins encoded in a region of the Paenibacillus wynnii genome:
- the folE gene encoding GTP cyclohydrolase I FolE, producing MGRINEYVNGKVSDNREKIEYHVGKILELIGEDAGREGLLETPARVTRMYEEIFGGYSVDPREALGVTFDESHEELVIVKDIVYYSQCEHHMAPFFGKVHIGYIPSGRIAGLSKLARLVEAVSRRLQVQERITAQIADIMTEVLHPHGVMVVVEGEHLCMCARGVKKYGSKTLTLATRGTFREDAAARAEFLALIKE from the coding sequence ATGGGGCGCATCAACGAATACGTAAACGGTAAGGTTTCTGATAACCGTGAAAAGATCGAGTATCATGTTGGGAAGATATTAGAGCTGATCGGTGAGGATGCCGGTCGCGAAGGACTGCTGGAAACACCGGCGCGTGTCACGCGCATGTACGAGGAGATATTCGGAGGATATTCTGTAGATCCCCGAGAGGCGCTTGGCGTCACTTTTGATGAATCTCATGAAGAATTGGTGATCGTGAAGGACATTGTGTACTACAGTCAATGCGAACATCACATGGCCCCTTTCTTCGGTAAAGTGCATATCGGTTATATTCCAAGCGGTCGAATCGCTGGACTTAGCAAGCTGGCCCGGCTGGTAGAAGCGGTGAGTCGCCGCTTGCAGGTTCAGGAACGTATTACGGCACAAATCGCGGATATTATGACCGAGGTACTGCACCCACACGGTGTTATGGTTGTTGTTGAGGGAGAGCATCTGTGCATGTGCGCTCGTGGAGTGAAGAAGTATGGCAGTAAGACATTAACGCTTGCGACCAGAGGAACCTTCCGCGAGGATGCAGCCGCCCGTGCTGAGTTTTTAGCACTGATTAAGGAATAG
- the acpS gene encoding holo-ACP synthase has protein sequence MIYGIGHDVLDIDRISALMEGRLRDKFIERVLTAREIELSHCRGRKLPEYVAGRFSAKEAIVKALGCGIGSILGFTDIEIVPDGLGKPEVRLSAEAWSRLGLPKGHNYKIHLTITHERRLASAFAVVEQQSQL, from the coding sequence TTGATTTACGGAATTGGACATGACGTACTGGACATTGATCGAATATCAGCGCTTATGGAAGGACGCCTGAGGGACAAGTTTATAGAGCGTGTACTCACTGCTCGTGAGATTGAGCTTAGTCACTGCCGTGGGCGGAAGTTGCCGGAGTATGTAGCTGGTCGATTCTCAGCGAAGGAAGCAATTGTTAAGGCTCTAGGCTGCGGGATCGGAAGTATACTTGGGTTCACAGATATTGAGATTGTGCCGGACGGACTTGGTAAGCCAGAAGTACGGTTATCCGCAGAGGCTTGGTCTAGGCTGGGACTTCCGAAGGGGCATAACTATAAGATTCATCTTACAATAACACATGAACGACGTTTGGCTTCAGCTTTTGCCGTAGTGGAGCAGCAGTCGCAATTATAA
- the mutY gene encoding A/G-specific adenine glycosylase, with translation MMTQQEQQEQQESKLFFSRHLLEWYHQQKRDLPWRRHRNPYYIWVSEIMLQQTRVDTVIPYFHRFIERFPTVEALADAPEEDVLKCWEGLGYYSRARNLQHAARQVKEQYGGNVPNDRDAVFSLKGVGPYTAGAILSIAFNRPEPAVDGNVMRVLSRYFLMEDDIAKGPTRIKMERLAAELIPEGSASHFNQALMELGALVCTPKSPRCLTCPVMEHCAGRLAGCETSLPVKTKAKPPRPEERLAALIEGRGAHAGRVLIRQRPMSGLLARMWELPHWPAPPAEGAAPGARLADAAAQDRLRRSLVKAGISARPSEHWMAAEHTFSHIIWTLQVYRCREEEGLPLPMPLAAEGLAVYRAEAAAAVTAYSLEGASANGAGTASSDIGEAGMTPSRGADLESVLLTDSIVPLEVEVFADGTENPEDMGAVRWINREDMARYAFPNVFLKLLNSYFDVQEGRKE, from the coding sequence ATGATGACACAACAAGAGCAGCAGGAACAACAGGAGTCCAAGTTATTTTTCAGCCGTCATTTGCTGGAATGGTACCATCAACAGAAGCGGGATTTGCCATGGCGGCGTCATCGCAACCCTTATTATATTTGGGTTTCTGAAATCATGCTTCAGCAGACGAGAGTGGATACGGTCATTCCGTATTTCCACCGTTTTATTGAACGTTTCCCTACGGTAGAGGCGCTGGCAGACGCTCCGGAAGAGGATGTGCTCAAGTGCTGGGAGGGGCTGGGATATTACTCCCGCGCCCGTAATTTACAGCATGCAGCCAGACAGGTGAAAGAGCAGTACGGCGGGAACGTGCCGAATGACCGCGATGCCGTTTTCAGTCTTAAGGGAGTGGGCCCTTACACCGCAGGAGCCATTCTCAGCATAGCCTTCAACCGGCCGGAGCCGGCAGTGGACGGCAATGTTATGCGGGTTTTGTCCCGGTACTTCCTGATGGAGGATGATATCGCCAAGGGTCCCACTCGAATCAAGATGGAGCGCCTGGCAGCCGAGCTGATCCCGGAGGGATCGGCTTCACATTTCAACCAGGCGCTGATGGAGCTTGGGGCGCTCGTGTGCACGCCGAAATCACCGAGATGTCTTACCTGCCCGGTGATGGAGCATTGCGCCGGGAGGCTTGCGGGCTGCGAGACCTCGCTGCCCGTCAAGACTAAGGCCAAGCCGCCGCGCCCGGAGGAGCGGCTGGCGGCTCTGATCGAGGGCCGCGGTGCCCACGCGGGCCGAGTGCTCATTCGGCAGCGGCCAATGAGCGGGCTTTTAGCCCGCATGTGGGAGCTGCCGCATTGGCCGGCGCCGCCTGCGGAAGGCGCCGCTCCTGGCGCGCGGCTGGCTGATGCCGCGGCGCAGGACCGGCTGCGCCGGTCCCTGGTGAAGGCCGGGATCTCCGCCCGGCCTTCAGAGCACTGGATGGCTGCTGAGCATACATTCAGCCATATTATTTGGACCCTGCAGGTGTATCGCTGCAGGGAAGAGGAGGGCCTGCCGTTGCCAATGCCATTGGCGGCAGAAGGCCTGGCGGTTTACCGGGCGGAAGCCGCAGCGGCGGTGACCGCATATTCTCTAGAGGGCGCCAGTGCCAATGGCGCAGGGACAGCCTCGTCTGATATAGGCGAGGCCGGGATGACTCCGTCCCGCGGTGCAGACTTGGAGAGTGTACTCCTAACCGATAGCATCGTGCCCTTAGAAGTAGAAGTCTTTGCTGATGGAACCGAGAATCCGGAAGACATGGGGGCCGTACGCTGGATTAACCGTGAAGATATGGCGCGTTATGCATTCCCTAATGTTTTTCTGAAGCTGCTGAATAGTTACTTTGATGTACAAGAGGGAAGAAAAGAGTAG
- a CDS encoding NAD(P)/FAD-dependent oxidoreductase, producing the protein MSNYDVVVIGGGPSGLMASVAAAEHGASVLLVDKGSKLGRKLGISGGGRCNVTNVKETTELISHIPGNGRFLYSAFDHFNNQDIIAFFENLGIALKEEDNGRMFPVTDKASSVVSALINKVRSLGVQILTDSPVKEILYKENAVEGILLTSGKKLSAPAVIIATGGKSVPQTGSTGDGYPWAEQAGHTVTELYPTEVPIISREEWIKSGELQGLSLRDVTLAVWNAKGKKVIDHRGDMIFTHFGLSGPIALRCSQFLRQVQKKTGGDAVEMSLDLFPDLKPHEMESQLQDKLDLEPKKAIRNALKGLIPERMIPLLLVKAGLDGDITGHHFPKSGITALAGILKRLPITVHGTRSLAEAFVTGGGVNLKEIDPGSMESKLMPGLFFCGEILDIHGYTGGYNITAAFSTGYTAGKHAAELHN; encoded by the coding sequence ATGAGCAACTACGATGTTGTCGTCATTGGCGGCGGGCCTTCTGGACTGATGGCCAGTGTGGCTGCAGCAGAGCATGGAGCATCCGTCCTGCTGGTGGATAAAGGATCCAAGCTGGGGCGGAAGCTGGGCATTTCCGGCGGTGGACGCTGTAATGTGACGAACGTCAAAGAGACCACTGAGCTGATCTCTCATATACCGGGTAATGGACGATTTTTGTACAGTGCCTTCGATCATTTTAATAACCAGGATATCATCGCTTTTTTTGAGAATCTGGGTATTGCTTTAAAAGAAGAGGATAACGGACGGATGTTTCCTGTCACCGATAAAGCATCGAGCGTAGTCTCCGCATTAATCAACAAGGTACGGAGTCTGGGTGTACAGATTTTAACGGACAGTCCGGTGAAGGAAATTCTCTATAAAGAGAATGCTGTTGAAGGCATACTCCTTACATCAGGCAAGAAGCTAAGCGCTCCTGCAGTAATTATCGCCACCGGCGGGAAATCTGTTCCCCAGACCGGCTCTACAGGAGACGGTTATCCTTGGGCTGAACAAGCAGGACACACTGTCACGGAGCTATATCCGACAGAGGTGCCGATTATTTCACGGGAAGAATGGATTAAATCCGGAGAGCTTCAGGGATTATCCTTGAGGGATGTTACGCTCGCTGTATGGAATGCCAAAGGTAAAAAGGTGATTGATCATCGCGGGGATATGATTTTCACCCATTTCGGGCTGTCCGGTCCTATTGCCCTGCGGTGTAGCCAGTTCCTGCGCCAGGTTCAGAAAAAGACAGGCGGTGATGCTGTGGAAATGTCACTCGACTTGTTCCCGGATCTCAAGCCTCATGAGATGGAGTCACAGCTGCAGGACAAGCTGGATCTAGAGCCGAAGAAGGCGATACGCAACGCGCTGAAGGGATTAATTCCGGAGAGAATGATTCCACTGCTGCTTGTTAAAGCCGGATTGGACGGAGATATTACAGGACATCACTTCCCAAAAAGTGGAATTACAGCCTTAGCCGGGATATTGAAACGGTTGCCGATTACCGTTCATGGCACCCGTTCTTTAGCAGAAGCCTTTGTTACCGGGGGCGGTGTCAATCTGAAGGAAATTGATCCGGGGTCGATGGAATCCAAGCTTATGCCGGGCCTATTCTTCTGTGGGGAGATACTAGATATTCACGGTTACACTGGCGGTTATAATATAACTGCCGCCTTTTCAACGGGATATACGGCAGGCAAGCATGCAGCGGAATTGCACAACTGA
- the lepB gene encoding signal peptidase I: MSDNLEEEYLRSRQQKHKPSRKKSTQFSQGKRWIVELKDWILTAVVVFIIMSLLNIFVFNISTVKGQSMQPTLWEGEKLFINKITLSFANPKRGDVIVLHDPSTGLNRKEYLVKRVIGIPGDVVEVRDHLLYVNGKVKAEPYIDTAIQDPDFAPITIDEDGFFVMGDNRHAGASKDSRYFGFITKDMIVGRAAFIWWPFSKLNTL, translated from the coding sequence ATGAGCGACAATCTTGAAGAAGAATACTTGCGCAGCCGACAGCAGAAACATAAGCCATCCCGAAAAAAAAGCACACAGTTCTCACAAGGGAAGCGATGGATAGTGGAACTTAAAGACTGGATACTGACCGCTGTTGTGGTGTTTATCATCATGTCCTTGCTTAATATATTTGTATTTAATATTTCTACGGTTAAAGGTCAGTCCATGCAGCCAACCTTATGGGAAGGCGAGAAGTTGTTCATTAACAAAATCACGCTGTCGTTCGCGAACCCCAAGCGAGGGGATGTCATTGTTCTGCACGACCCCAGTACTGGATTGAACCGTAAAGAGTATCTGGTGAAAAGAGTGATCGGGATACCTGGAGATGTGGTGGAGGTTCGGGATCATTTATTGTATGTTAACGGAAAAGTTAAAGCGGAGCCATATATCGATACGGCCATTCAGGACCCTGATTTTGCTCCTATAACCATTGATGAGGACGGTTTTTTCGTTATGGGAGATAACCGACACGCTGGTGCAAGCAAGGATAGCCGGTATTTCGGGTTTATTACGAAGGATATGATTGTCGGAAGAGCTGCCTTTATATGGTGGCCATTTTCAAAATTAAATACATTATAG
- a CDS encoding GNAT family N-acetyltransferase, translated as MHVRSFQLSDVSPVTELLQTALSEECYTSTMEPFSRQLSWDSDLIVVAEEEGEIVGALIGTIEQNHGCYFRIAVHPDYRRRGIGRSLVTAMENRFQARKVKGIFVAVDEHNAAALPLYEAMGYDENQIFKSVRKLSIVG; from the coding sequence ATGCACGTTCGTTCCTTTCAATTAAGCGACGTTAGTCCAGTGACTGAACTGCTGCAGACCGCATTATCCGAAGAATGTTACACGAGCACAATGGAGCCTTTCTCTAGGCAGCTTTCATGGGATTCTGATCTCATAGTAGTTGCAGAAGAAGAAGGTGAAATTGTAGGTGCATTAATTGGTACGATTGAGCAGAATCACGGTTGTTATTTCCGTATCGCCGTCCACCCCGATTATCGCCGCAGAGGAATCGGTAGAAGCCTCGTAACAGCCATGGAAAACCGTTTTCAGGCACGTAAAGTCAAAGGTATTTTTGTAGCTGTCGACGAGCATAATGCCGCCGCTTTACCGTTGTATGAAGCTATGGGATATGATGAGAATCAAATCTTCAAGTCTGTACGGAAGCTAAGCATTGTTGGCTAG
- the nadE gene encoding ammonia-dependent NAD(+) synthetase, with translation MSLQAEIIAALGVKPSIDVEAEVQKRVEFLKSYILQAGAKGLLIAISGGVDSAVATGLCKRATDELSEQEGKEYITLGVFQPYAVQEDIEHSYAAAKAFGLTHTVETNIEETVNEIALEVEHSLKALGQHRHITHQGKGNVKARTRMVMQYALSFENNLLVVGTDHASEAITGFYTKWGDGAVDITPLTSLNKRQVRQLAVYLGVPEIIVTKAPTAGLWPGQTDETELGITYDDNSDYLEGKQVSPEVAEKLESYYRRTAHKRNAIPGI, from the coding sequence GTGAGTCTGCAAGCGGAAATTATTGCTGCATTAGGTGTAAAGCCTAGCATTGATGTAGAGGCAGAAGTACAAAAACGGGTTGAATTTTTAAAGTCATACATACTGCAAGCCGGGGCGAAAGGCTTACTGATTGCTATTAGCGGTGGTGTGGACAGTGCGGTGGCTACGGGGCTGTGCAAACGGGCAACGGACGAGTTATCCGAACAGGAAGGCAAAGAGTACATCACGCTAGGTGTCTTCCAGCCTTATGCTGTTCAAGAAGATATAGAGCATAGCTACGCTGCAGCCAAAGCCTTTGGACTGACACATACGGTAGAGACCAACATAGAGGAAACTGTCAATGAAATCGCACTCGAGGTGGAGCACAGCCTTAAAGCATTGGGGCAGCATCGTCATATCACACATCAAGGCAAGGGGAACGTCAAAGCTAGAACACGTATGGTGATGCAGTACGCCCTTTCCTTTGAGAATAATTTACTGGTTGTGGGAACGGATCATGCTTCTGAGGCGATTACCGGTTTTTACACCAAATGGGGTGACGGTGCCGTCGATATTACACCTTTGACTTCCCTCAATAAGCGTCAAGTCCGTCAGTTAGCGGTTTACCTTGGAGTGCCGGAGATTATTGTAACCAAAGCGCCGACAGCAGGCTTATGGCCCGGCCAAACGGACGAGACAGAGTTGGGTATAACTTATGATGATAACAGTGATTATCTGGAAGGTAAGCAGGTAAGCCCGGAAGTGGCAGAGAAGCTGGAGAGCTATTACCGAAGAACGGCGCATAAGCGCAATGCGATTCCTGGAATTTAA
- a CDS encoding alpha/beta hydrolase family protein, translating into MHRNFEIPAGADAVLRCSHFPAHNKAKSLIVIAHGYKGFKDWGMFPHAAASLSREHEVITFNFSHAGIGEDLETFTELEKFARNTYHRELKDLEVLLSYLSQHPKFGGLPLFLLGHSRGAGDCLIYTLDHPDEISGVISWNGITDLDLFTEEQKQDMREKGRAYVLNGRTGQQMPLDNLILEDLEAQQERYNILQRMRDSTFPVVLIQGSQDGSHLRQGSEQLISVRPDINWIQISGGNHTFNSVHPFAGTTPQLEQAIAQTEDFIDQILR; encoded by the coding sequence ATGCACCGCAATTTTGAAATACCTGCCGGAGCGGATGCCGTTCTACGTTGTTCGCATTTTCCAGCACACAACAAAGCCAAGAGCCTTATCGTTATTGCGCACGGATATAAAGGCTTTAAAGACTGGGGAATGTTCCCGCATGCCGCAGCCTCTCTAAGCCGGGAGCATGAGGTCATAACCTTTAATTTCTCACATGCCGGAATCGGAGAAGATCTAGAAACCTTTACCGAGCTTGAGAAATTCGCCCGCAACACCTATCACCGTGAACTAAAGGATTTGGAAGTCTTACTGTCCTATCTTAGCCAGCATCCGAAGTTTGGCGGACTCCCTCTATTTCTGCTGGGACATAGCCGCGGAGCTGGGGATTGTCTAATATACACGCTTGATCATCCCGATGAGATATCCGGAGTTATCTCTTGGAACGGTATAACTGACTTGGATTTGTTCACGGAAGAACAGAAACAAGATATGAGGGAAAAAGGCCGGGCTTATGTCCTTAACGGACGCACCGGTCAGCAAATGCCACTGGATAACCTCATTCTAGAGGATCTGGAAGCTCAGCAGGAGCGTTATAACATTCTGCAACGAATGAGGGACTCCACCTTCCCTGTTGTCCTTATTCAGGGAAGTCAGGACGGCTCACATCTAAGACAGGGATCGGAACAGCTGATATCCGTAAGACCGGATATTAACTGGATACAAATTTCCGGTGGGAATCACACCTTCAATTCAGTCCATCCTTTTGCGGGTACAACTCCGCAACTGGAGCAGGCAATCGCTCAGACCGAGGATTTTATTGACCAGATCCTTCGTTAA
- a CDS encoding superoxide dismutase: MAFQLPSLPYPNNALEPHIDALTMEIHHDRHHNAYVTNLNAALEKAPELQDKSIEELLTDLNAVPEAIRTAVRNNGGGHANHTLFWEVIGPNGGGAPTGALAAAIDSELGGFDKFKEDFGTAATTRFGSGWAWLVIKDGKLAVTSTPNQDNPISEGATPLLGLDVWEHAYYLNYQNKRPDYIKAFWNVVNWEEVGKRYESSK, from the coding sequence ATGGCATTTCAATTACCATCACTTCCTTATCCGAACAACGCTCTCGAACCGCACATCGATGCATTAACGATGGAGATTCATCACGACAGACACCATAACGCATACGTGACTAATCTGAACGCCGCTTTGGAAAAGGCGCCTGAATTGCAAGACAAAAGCATTGAAGAACTTCTTACTGATCTAAACGCAGTACCGGAAGCTATTCGTACCGCAGTTCGCAACAACGGCGGCGGACACGCTAACCACACCCTTTTCTGGGAAGTTATCGGACCGAACGGCGGCGGTGCACCAACTGGCGCATTGGCGGCGGCTATTGATAGCGAGCTGGGCGGCTTTGACAAGTTCAAGGAAGATTTCGGCACAGCAGCTACAACACGCTTCGGCAGTGGCTGGGCTTGGCTCGTAATCAAAGACGGCAAGCTGGCTGTAACAAGCACCCCTAACCAAGACAACCCAATCAGCGAAGGTGCAACACCGCTTCTTGGACTGGATGTATGGGAACATGCTTACTACCTGAACTACCAAAACAAACGTCCGGATTATATCAAGGCGTTCTGGAACGTAGTGAACTGGGAAGAAGTAGGCAAACGCTACGAAAGCTCCAAATAA
- a CDS encoding YneF family protein produces the protein MDIAIPIITLVVGLLGGFFIGVYYLRRQMTTMQNDPEMLQKVAKQMGYNLNGKQMQRAQQMMKNQNPGRSPGAGKGQNRKGK, from the coding sequence ATGGATATCGCAATACCTATTATTACGTTGGTCGTTGGACTTCTGGGCGGGTTTTTCATCGGTGTATATTACCTGCGCAGACAAATGACAACGATGCAGAATGATCCTGAAATGCTTCAAAAGGTTGCCAAACAAATGGGTTATAACCTGAACGGCAAGCAAATGCAGCGCGCTCAGCAAATGATGAAGAACCAGAATCCGGGACGTAGTCCGGGCGCTGGTAAAGGGCAAAACCGTAAGGGGAAGTAA
- a CDS encoding RNA polymerase sigma factor: protein MTDALDDRDLMMQIGDKDPAALEHLYDRYEKVVYSFAYRIVQDSMAAEEVVQELFLRVWTHSERYEASQGKLTTWMFAVTRNIAVDMLRRKSVRDRGIPVETDALHAVADDLADTAVQVEMRSEGQRVREILDGLSRDQQQVIDSIYYGGMTQQEVSARYNIPLGTVKSRVRLALKQMRKSLMVEGRREGYHG, encoded by the coding sequence ATGACAGATGCTCTGGATGACAGAGATTTAATGATGCAGATTGGAGACAAGGACCCTGCGGCGCTGGAACATCTATATGACCGATATGAGAAAGTCGTATATTCCTTCGCTTATAGAATTGTGCAGGATTCCATGGCTGCCGAAGAGGTGGTACAGGAGCTTTTCCTGAGGGTCTGGACACACAGTGAACGTTATGAGGCTTCTCAAGGCAAGTTGACGACATGGATGTTCGCGGTTACCCGCAATATAGCTGTGGACATGCTGCGGCGTAAATCGGTAAGAGATAGAGGGATACCTGTAGAGACGGACGCACTGCATGCGGTAGCTGATGATCTTGCCGATACGGCGGTGCAGGTAGAAATGAGAAGCGAGGGGCAGCGAGTTCGTGAGATTCTGGATGGACTCAGCCGGGATCAACAACAGGTCATTGATTCGATTTATTATGGGGGCATGACTCAACAGGAAGTATCCGCACGCTACAATATTCCTCTAGGAACGGTTAAAAGCCGTGTGCGCCTGGCCCTGAAGCAGATGAGAAAGTCGTTAATGGTTGAGGGAAGGAGGGAAGGTTATCATGGATAA
- a CDS encoding BrxA/BrxB family bacilliredoxin, with protein MSMSFNQYMRDSIQPMRDDLTSIGFQELLTPEEVEAALPTVKGTALVVVNSVCGCAAGQCRPGVAQALQNEITPDHLFTVFAGQEKEATAKAREYFAPYPPSSPSIALMKDGVLVHFIERHGVEDRSAAEIAAELKDVFNRICQ; from the coding sequence ATGTCCATGTCTTTTAATCAATACATGAGAGATTCAATTCAACCTATGCGTGATGATTTGACAAGCATCGGCTTTCAGGAGTTGCTAACTCCAGAAGAAGTAGAGGCTGCTCTCCCGACTGTAAAGGGAACAGCGCTTGTGGTAGTAAATTCAGTATGTGGCTGTGCTGCCGGACAATGTCGCCCGGGTGTAGCTCAGGCTTTGCAGAATGAAATTACACCGGATCATCTATTCACCGTATTTGCAGGTCAGGAAAAGGAAGCCACGGCAAAAGCCCGTGAGTATTTCGCTCCTTATCCTCCATCGTCACCTTCTATCGCCCTTATGAAGGATGGAGTATTAGTACACTTCATTGAGCGCCATGGGGTTGAGGATCGTTCTGCTGCTGAAATTGCTGCGGAATTGAAGGATGTATTTAATCGTATATGCCAATAA
- a CDS encoding anti-sigma factor, protein MDKALNEYCEWAEIYALGGLSEEDIQRFETHLSECADCREQVKELKKVIDVLPWAAFEVPLPEGMKKRVLGRILAVDGKTGDLSNNDKDNVLKTPIIEEPIESSSAAPVVPEFSATHYPVPSKRNARLRIVCAALAATAAVLAMYATVLHQDMRGLRKELAVSEQNREGLQKQVALVNSPSRELKVNKAVVLDPAAKDIVARGLATIVIDAKGTHLLVQAEKLPELSGSEAFQVWLIKGDLKKSAGTFLTSKGTGAMYYTFDPQEYDTVAITLEPDGQGEQPRGRIILAAEIEG, encoded by the coding sequence ATGGATAAAGCTCTGAATGAATATTGTGAATGGGCGGAAATCTATGCCCTCGGCGGACTGAGTGAAGAGGATATTCAACGATTTGAAACCCATCTATCCGAATGCGCGGACTGCCGGGAGCAGGTGAAAGAATTGAAAAAAGTGATTGACGTGCTGCCATGGGCTGCCTTTGAAGTCCCACTACCTGAAGGTATGAAAAAGCGAGTGTTGGGACGAATATTAGCTGTCGATGGTAAGACAGGTGACTTATCGAATAACGACAAAGATAATGTCTTGAAAACTCCAATAATAGAAGAGCCGATAGAATCTTCATCGGCCGCACCAGTTGTTCCTGAGTTTTCGGCCACGCATTATCCTGTTCCATCCAAAAGAAATGCCCGGCTTCGTATCGTGTGTGCTGCTTTGGCAGCAACTGCGGCGGTATTGGCTATGTATGCGACGGTACTGCATCAGGATATGCGCGGATTGCGGAAGGAACTTGCAGTGTCTGAACAGAACCGTGAGGGGTTACAGAAGCAAGTTGCGTTGGTTAACTCTCCCTCCCGTGAACTCAAAGTTAACAAAGCAGTCGTTCTAGACCCGGCTGCCAAGGACATAGTGGCCCGCGGGTTGGCAACCATTGTTATCGACGCGAAGGGGACACACCTTCTTGTCCAGGCCGAGAAGCTGCCTGAATTGAGCGGGAGTGAGGCGTTTCAGGTATGGCTCATTAAAGGTGATCTCAAAAAAAGTGCCGGCACCTTCCTGACTTCAAAAGGTACCGGGGCCATGTATTACACCTTCGATCCGCAGGAATATGATACGGTAGCCATTACGCTGGAGCCGGATGGACAAGGCGAACAGCCGCGTGGACGCATCATCCTCGCTGCTGAAATCGAGGGTTAG
- a CDS encoding two-component system sensor histidine kinase NtrB: MLLNSGILVYPLLFGMSAQFKKGTVIEKMGLLWIALFPSMLFIALVPTLEGKDLYEPQSSKALLITIYVFVTFVLGGILIYFIETIWDKLHVKVEMEGVTRRFQWESDKLQQITNVVPLCIMSLDVNGNIAGINELMLELLRRRYPLLTKTELLERNINYFLDSIEDKQIIQRLKNSIFYKQREFVKLSGNSRTYHIYSSPLVQRGTQLPEGMLLVVQDMTEEENMRNEMDNVERLTLVGQMAAGITHEIRNPMAVVRGFLQLMREKSPDDLHSYYHIVMEELDRANSIINDFLSLAQSRISVKERVLLHGIIEDLSPLLWADANLRGQTVELNLDPSMPLLQLNVREMKQLILNLGRNGMEAMGSKGVLTLETRISSDRDRVELIIRDTGSGMSEIEREKLFVPFFTTKSQGTGLGLPLCLNIVERHHGKITVHSQQGVGTEFIVSLPYEVDEAPILAIAE, translated from the coding sequence TTGCTGCTGAATTCAGGGATATTAGTATATCCGCTGTTGTTTGGTATGTCCGCCCAATTTAAAAAAGGTACAGTAATCGAGAAGATGGGCTTGCTCTGGATAGCGCTTTTTCCGAGCATGCTATTTATAGCGCTTGTTCCAACCCTAGAAGGTAAAGACCTCTACGAACCCCAGTCGAGTAAAGCGCTGTTAATAACGATTTATGTATTTGTCACCTTCGTCTTAGGTGGAATTCTGATCTACTTCATAGAAACGATCTGGGATAAGCTTCACGTTAAAGTGGAGATGGAGGGAGTTACCCGCAGGTTCCAGTGGGAGTCAGATAAGCTTCAGCAAATTACAAATGTAGTACCCTTGTGCATTATGTCTTTGGATGTCAATGGCAACATTGCAGGGATTAACGAGCTTATGCTGGAATTGTTGCGAAGACGTTATCCGCTGCTTACTAAGACGGAGTTATTGGAACGGAATATTAATTATTTTCTAGATAGCATTGAGGATAAACAAATCATTCAGCGTTTAAAAAATAGCATTTTCTATAAGCAACGTGAATTTGTCAAACTGTCCGGAAATTCTCGAACTTATCATATCTATTCGTCACCACTGGTACAAAGGGGTACACAGTTGCCTGAAGGCATGTTGCTGGTTGTGCAGGATATGACGGAAGAGGAGAATATGCGCAATGAGATGGATAATGTTGAACGGTTAACACTGGTGGGGCAAATGGCTGCGGGTATCACACACGAAATTCGCAATCCTATGGCAGTTGTCCGTGGATTTCTACAGCTTATGCGGGAGAAGAGCCCGGATGATCTTCATTCCTATTACCACATCGTTATGGAAGAATTGGATCGGGCGAATAGCATTATTAATGATTTCTTGTCTTTGGCGCAGAGTCGTATATCAGTCAAAGAAAGGGTCCTATTACATGGCATTATTGAGGATCTCAGTCCTCTTCTATGGGCTGACGCTAATCTTAGAGGGCAAACGGTTGAGCTGAATCTTGATCCCTCGATGCCTTTGCTCCAGCTCAATGTAAGGGAAATGAAACAACTGATACTAAATTTGGGACGTAACGGTATGGAAGCTATGGGCTCCAAAGGAGTGCTGACTCTGGAAACGAGGATCTCATCGGACAGGGACAGGGTAGAACTAATTATAAGAGATACGGGAAGCGGCATGTCTGAAATCGAAAGAGAAAAGCTGTTTGTGCCTTTTTTTACAACAAAGAGTCAAGGTACAGGCCTCGGTCTTCCTCTTTGTCTGAACATTGTCGAACGGCATCATGGAAAAATAACTGTGCACTCTCAACAGGGAGTAGGTACAGAATTCATTGTATCCCTTCCTTACGAGGTGGACGAAGCTCCAATATTGGCTATTGCTGAATGA